One region of Microcoleus sp. AS-A8 genomic DNA includes:
- a CDS encoding DNA-directed RNA polymerase subunit beta' codes for MVDQNEAIFYNRVVSKSELKKLISWAFTEHGSARSAQMADQLKDLGFRYATQAGISISVDDLQVPPIKRQMLEEAESQIRETEARYTRGEITEVERFQKVIDTWNNTSEALRDEVVRNFKTTDPLNSVYMMSTSGARGSMAQVRQLVGMRGLMANPQGEIIDLPIKTNFREGLTVTEYIISSYGARKGLVDTALRTADSGYLTRRLVDVAQDVIVREVDCGTTRGVTVIPMTDGDRTLIPLEDRLFGRVLGEDVIHPTTGEVVAERNQDISDELSKEIARSGVKEVFVRSPLTCEASRSVCQHCYGWSLAHGHMVDLGEAVGIIAAQSIGEPGTQLTMRTFHTGGVFTGEAARQVQAPFDGVVRFAKKLRTRGVRTRHGEDREQVEVAADLILEPADGTQKSQTFPVTVGSLLMVGNGEKVTKNQLLAEVALGKSRLSTEKAAKDVASDLAGEVLFADLIPEEKTDRQGNTTRIAQRGGLLWVLSGEVYNLPPGAEPVVKNGDAVHQGSVLAETKLVTANGGVVRLTPGKREIDIITASVLLDQAMVRIESTAGRDQYVIYTTNNQRFLLKATPGTKVFHNQVVAELIDDRYRTQTGGIVKYAGVEVSKRGKAKQGYEVVKGGTLLWIPEECHEVNKDISLLLVEDGQYVEAGTEVVKDIFCQSGGIVEVVQKNDILREIVIKPGELHLVDEVPEAFITEGQLVYPGTEAIPGLVAAELRYGEAVETPEGAAILLRPVVEFPVPDEPPVPSQASINKNEDIIQSGKAPRGATKIELRAIQRLPYKDGERVKSVEGLELLRTQLVLEMLQESADEHAGAAQLSADIELVSTDEDNSADDSDSTPSAGTDMRLQLVILESLVIRRDTAADPLGGSTTTRLLVSDGDEIAPGAVVARTEIQCKEAGEVRGIREGAEAIRRVLVVRNADRITVPITGTPKVKVGHLVVSTDSLSSETPTPESGQVVKVSSDSVTLRIARPYRVSAGAVLQIDNGDLVQRGDNLVLLVFERAKTGDIIQGLPRIEELLEARKPKEACVLARRPGEAQVVYEQDETVDIKVIDSDGTVTDYPVGPGQNSLVTDGQQVPVAGALTDGPANPHEILEVFFNYTLEDKGVYEAALVGLSAAQRFLVNEVQSVYQSQGIDISDKHIEVIVRQMTSKVRVDDGGDTTMLPGELVELRQIETVNEAMAITGGAPAQYTPVLLGITKASLNTDSFISAASFQETTRVLTEAAIEGKSDWLRGLKENVIIGRLIPAGTGYNAYEDSTLSPIEPDYSAGGAGVYGYGERIDADLDQDDPLDVVLDDRTARNYSLDERTPGFGMGANGFPSVLKDDDDEDGDFEEDYLDDDADDDED; via the coding sequence TTAAAGACCTGGGCTTCCGCTATGCCACTCAGGCGGGTATCTCGATCAGTGTCGATGATTTGCAAGTCCCGCCGATTAAGCGCCAGATGCTGGAGGAAGCGGAATCCCAAATTCGGGAGACTGAGGCTCGGTACACACGGGGCGAAATTACGGAAGTTGAACGGTTTCAAAAGGTAATTGACACCTGGAATAACACCTCTGAAGCCTTAAGAGATGAAGTAGTCCGCAACTTCAAAACCACAGACCCCCTGAATTCGGTGTACATGATGTCTACCTCTGGGGCGCGGGGGAGCATGGCTCAGGTGCGTCAGTTGGTGGGGATGCGGGGTCTGATGGCCAACCCTCAAGGAGAGATTATTGACTTACCGATTAAGACGAACTTCCGGGAGGGCTTAACGGTTACCGAATACATTATCTCATCCTATGGCGCACGGAAAGGCTTGGTGGATACGGCGCTCAGAACCGCTGACTCTGGCTATCTCACCCGGCGTCTGGTGGACGTGGCCCAAGATGTGATCGTGCGAGAAGTGGATTGCGGGACGACGCGAGGCGTGACAGTCATACCGATGACCGATGGCGATCGCACTTTGATTCCTCTGGAAGACCGTCTGTTTGGTCGTGTCCTGGGAGAAGATGTGATTCACCCAACCACCGGCGAAGTCGTTGCCGAACGCAACCAGGATATCTCAGATGAGTTGTCCAAAGAAATTGCCCGTTCCGGTGTCAAAGAAGTGTTCGTGCGATCGCCCCTGACTTGCGAAGCCTCCCGATCGGTCTGCCAGCATTGCTACGGTTGGAGTTTAGCCCACGGGCACATGGTGGATTTGGGAGAAGCAGTCGGCATTATTGCGGCCCAATCGATCGGAGAACCTGGAACCCAGCTAACCATGCGGACGTTCCACACCGGTGGTGTGTTCACGGGTGAAGCCGCACGGCAGGTACAAGCCCCATTTGATGGGGTGGTACGCTTCGCGAAAAAACTACGAACCAGAGGGGTACGGACTCGCCACGGGGAAGACCGCGAACAAGTAGAAGTGGCGGCGGATCTGATTTTAGAGCCAGCCGATGGAACTCAAAAGTCCCAGACTTTTCCTGTTACCGTTGGTTCCTTGCTGATGGTAGGCAATGGGGAAAAAGTAACAAAAAATCAACTCTTGGCAGAAGTTGCCTTGGGTAAATCTCGCCTTTCCACAGAAAAAGCGGCGAAAGACGTGGCTAGCGACCTCGCTGGGGAAGTCTTGTTTGCTGACTTGATTCCAGAGGAAAAAACTGACCGTCAGGGCAATACCACCCGGATTGCTCAGCGCGGAGGTTTACTCTGGGTTTTATCGGGAGAAGTTTATAACCTACCGCCAGGTGCAGAACCCGTTGTTAAAAACGGTGATGCTGTCCACCAAGGAAGTGTCCTCGCCGAAACCAAGTTAGTCACCGCCAACGGGGGTGTCGTTCGACTCACCCCAGGTAAGCGAGAAATTGACATCATCACGGCTTCAGTACTGTTAGACCAAGCCATGGTACGGATAGAAAGTACGGCAGGTCGTGACCAGTATGTGATTTACACCACCAATAATCAGCGGTTTTTATTGAAGGCTACTCCCGGTACGAAAGTGTTCCACAACCAGGTGGTGGCGGAACTCATTGATGACCGATATCGCACCCAGACGGGTGGCATCGTTAAATATGCCGGCGTCGAAGTTTCTAAGCGCGGTAAGGCCAAGCAGGGTTACGAAGTTGTCAAAGGCGGCACCTTGCTCTGGATTCCCGAAGAATGCCACGAGGTCAACAAAGATATCTCGTTACTCTTGGTGGAAGACGGTCAATATGTAGAAGCCGGAACCGAAGTGGTGAAGGATATCTTCTGCCAATCCGGGGGTATTGTGGAAGTCGTTCAGAAAAACGACATTCTGCGGGAAATCGTGATTAAGCCAGGGGAACTGCATCTGGTTGATGAAGTTCCAGAGGCTTTTATCACTGAGGGTCAGCTTGTGTATCCCGGCACCGAAGCGATACCGGGGCTTGTCGCCGCCGAGCTGCGTTATGGCGAAGCGGTGGAAACTCCAGAGGGAGCCGCCATCCTGTTGCGCCCTGTGGTCGAGTTTCCAGTACCCGATGAACCGCCTGTGCCATCTCAGGCTTCGATTAATAAGAATGAGGATATCATCCAGTCTGGAAAAGCCCCTCGTGGAGCGACCAAGATTGAACTGCGGGCGATCCAGCGGCTGCCTTATAAAGATGGAGAACGGGTGAAGTCCGTAGAAGGACTGGAGTTACTCCGCACTCAGCTAGTCTTGGAGATGCTCCAGGAATCGGCAGATGAACATGCGGGGGCCGCCCAGCTCAGTGCTGACATTGAGTTGGTCAGTACGGATGAGGATAATAGCGCCGACGATAGTGATAGTACGCCGTCTGCCGGGACGGATATGCGATTACAGTTGGTAATTCTTGAATCCCTGGTGATTCGCCGTGATACAGCGGCTGATCCCTTGGGCGGAAGCACGACGACACGGCTTCTGGTTTCCGATGGAGACGAAATTGCCCCCGGAGCTGTAGTGGCTCGCACCGAAATTCAGTGTAAGGAAGCGGGTGAAGTCCGAGGGATTCGAGAGGGCGCTGAAGCGATTCGTCGCGTGCTAGTAGTACGGAATGCGGATCGGATCACAGTGCCGATCACTGGCACACCCAAGGTTAAGGTCGGGCATTTAGTCGTTTCCACAGATTCCCTATCCAGCGAAACACCAACTCCAGAATCCGGTCAGGTGGTCAAAGTCAGCAGTGACTCGGTGACTCTGCGAATTGCTCGTCCCTACCGTGTTTCGGCGGGTGCGGTGTTGCAGATTGATAATGGCGACTTGGTGCAACGGGGTGACAACCTGGTGTTACTGGTGTTTGAGCGGGCCAAAACGGGTGACATTATTCAGGGTTTGCCCAGAATTGAGGAACTCTTGGAGGCGCGCAAACCCAAGGAAGCTTGCGTTTTAGCGCGACGCCCCGGTGAGGCTCAAGTCGTTTACGAGCAAGATGAAACCGTCGATATCAAGGTGATTGATTCCGATGGAACCGTTACCGATTACCCAGTCGGTCCGGGTCAGAATTCGCTGGTGACAGATGGTCAACAAGTCCCTGTGGCGGGAGCGCTCACGGATGGCCCCGCAAATCCCCATGAGATTCTAGAGGTTTTCTTCAATTACACATTGGAAGACAAAGGAGTCTATGAGGCCGCGCTCGTTGGACTGTCTGCGGCACAGCGGTTCTTGGTGAATGAGGTGCAGTCCGTGTATCAATCTCAAGGGATTGATATTTCCGACAAGCACATCGAGGTGATTGTCCGCCAGATGACCTCCAAAGTTCGGGTGGACGACGGCGGTGATACGACCATGCTGCCTGGGGAACTCGTGGAGTTGCGGCAAATTGAGACGGTGAATGAAGCGATGGCAATCACCGGTGGCGCACCTGCACAATATACACCTGTGCTCTTGGGGATTACCAAAGCCTCGCTCAATACCGATAGCTTCATCTCGGCGGCTAGCTTCCAGGAAACCACTCGTGTTCTCACGGAAGCCGCCATTGAAGGAAAATCTGACTGGCTGCGGGGTCTGAAGGAGAACGTGATTATTGGACGCCTGATTCCAGCAGGCACCGGATATAACGCTTATGAAGACTCAACTCTAAGTCCAATAGAACCGGATTACTCGGCGGGTGGAGCAGGAGTCTATGGTTATGGAGAACGCATCGATGCTGACTTAGACCAAGATGACCCTCTCGATGTGGTGCTCGATGACCGAACAGCTCGCAATTACAGCTTGGATGAGCGGACACCCGGTTTTGGGATGGGAGCCAACGGCTTCCCCTCAGTTCTCAAGGATGATGACGATGAGGACGGCGATTTCGAGGAAGATTACCTGGATGATGACGCTGATGATGATGAGGACTAG
- a CDS encoding metal-sensitive transcriptional regulator: MNYTHTAHSHGEGQSTHHHVHDEDSLRRIVNRLSRIEGHIRGVKTMVQESRPCPDVLVQIAAVRGALNRVARIILDEHLTECIARAAEEGNIEAEIEELKAALDRFLP; the protein is encoded by the coding sequence GTGAATTACACTCACACCGCGCATAGTCATGGCGAGGGACAATCGACTCATCACCATGTTCATGATGAAGACTCTCTGCGGCGCATCGTCAATCGGCTGTCTCGAATTGAGGGGCACATCCGAGGGGTTAAGACGATGGTACAGGAAAGCCGCCCTTGTCCAGACGTGTTAGTACAAATTGCGGCGGTTCGGGGAGCACTGAATCGAGTGGCGCGGATTATTCTGGATGAGCATTTAACCGAGTGTATTGCTCGTGCCGCTGAAGAGGGCAATATTGAGGCGGAAATTGAGGAGCTAAAAGCAGCTTTAGATCGGTTTTTGCCGTAG
- a CDS encoding CPBP family intramembrane metalloprotease produces MTTEQWILLIKRLILGVLTLFAIASVTLSLLQSLSQPQIQSRLELYQTNLLLHASEWQGNSSEAGTPQESVPDLKAARNALLGDKPLKTAQEQYQETRKSAQKTQSNLAAQLKDFSDKISQFQGIEDEHAPTPEEVKIQSQRAKQQQQLQGLLSQVQQLIDELDLRIGVLQAHQGDRKAALNTWSQFTKPSAEAIASVSGSKDSMVQTAQVLIGLWSEQPRLLPNAESQIQKDLEGWFRYRALAKLYQLQQRQEAQLSLQAKEQELAEQAIFKLALIGGIPGFGGLLGVGLFVFLIVQRLLQGKESLLATNSDVPWETPWNWEIIWQVFILGFFFIGQLLLPTLFHLLGVNPSNYDVRMKAFYVLASYLLMASGGLLVLYFSLKPFFPLPQDWFSFKWRLSWIPWGLGGYFVALPLVILISFLNQKLWQGQGGSNPILSLALEGQDNVALFLFCVTACVAAPMFEEIFFRGFLLPSLTRYLPVWGAIIASGFLFALAHLSFSEVLPLATLGIVLGIVYTRSRNLLASMLLHGLWNAGTLLSLFVLGSGAS; encoded by the coding sequence ATGACCACTGAACAGTGGATTTTGCTGATTAAACGGTTAATTTTGGGGGTACTGACGCTTTTTGCGATCGCCAGTGTTACTCTTTCCTTATTGCAAAGCTTGAGTCAGCCTCAGATTCAAAGCCGCCTGGAACTTTACCAAACAAATTTGCTCCTCCATGCCAGCGAGTGGCAGGGTAACAGCAGCGAGGCGGGAACCCCCCAAGAGTCCGTACCGGATTTGAAAGCGGCTCGAAATGCTTTACTGGGCGATAAGCCTTTAAAAACGGCTCAAGAACAGTATCAAGAAACACGAAAATCAGCTCAGAAAACTCAGTCGAACCTTGCGGCACAACTGAAAGACTTTTCAGACAAAATCTCCCAATTTCAGGGAATTGAGGATGAACATGCCCCCACCCCTGAGGAAGTCAAAATACAGTCGCAACGCGCTAAGCAACAGCAGCAGTTGCAAGGGCTACTTTCTCAAGTCCAACAACTCATTGATGAGCTAGATTTGCGAATCGGCGTTCTTCAAGCTCACCAGGGCGACAGGAAAGCGGCACTCAATACCTGGAGTCAGTTTACCAAACCATCCGCTGAAGCCATCGCTTCGGTATCCGGCTCGAAGGATTCCATGGTACAGACAGCGCAGGTGTTAATCGGTTTATGGAGTGAGCAACCTCGCCTGCTCCCGAATGCTGAGTCACAAATTCAAAAAGATTTAGAGGGTTGGTTCCGCTATCGGGCATTAGCCAAGCTCTATCAATTGCAACAGCGTCAGGAGGCTCAGTTGTCCCTCCAGGCTAAAGAACAAGAGCTGGCGGAGCAAGCTATTTTCAAATTAGCGCTAATTGGGGGAATACCCGGATTCGGTGGACTATTAGGGGTGGGACTTTTCGTCTTTTTAATCGTGCAGCGACTGCTACAAGGCAAAGAATCACTCCTCGCTACCAACAGTGATGTCCCTTGGGAAACGCCGTGGAATTGGGAAATCATTTGGCAGGTGTTTATCCTGGGCTTTTTCTTCATCGGTCAATTGCTATTGCCTACATTGTTCCATTTGTTGGGCGTCAATCCCAGTAATTATGATGTGCGGATGAAGGCGTTCTATGTTCTGGCAAGCTACCTGCTGATGGCTTCAGGGGGTTTGTTGGTGCTGTACTTTTCCCTCAAGCCATTCTTCCCCCTGCCACAAGATTGGTTTTCTTTTAAGTGGCGACTAAGCTGGATTCCCTGGGGGTTGGGAGGTTATTTCGTGGCACTTCCTTTAGTGATTTTGATATCGTTTCTTAACCAGAAGCTATGGCAAGGACAGGGCGGTAGTAATCCCATTTTGTCCCTAGCCTTGGAGGGACAGGATAATGTGGCTCTATTCCTATTTTGTGTAACGGCTTGTGTGGCAGCCCCCATGTTTGAGGAAATATTCTTCCGAGGGTTTTTATTGCCGTCTTTAACTCGTTATCTGCCGGTTTGGGGGGCAATTATCGCCAGTGGTTTTCTGTTTGCTTTGGCTCACCTGAGTTTCTCAGAGGTGCTACCGCTAGCCACGCTGGGAATAGTCTTGGGAATTGTATATACGCGATCGCGCAATCTCCTCGCTTCTATGCTGCTTCATGGATTGTGGAATGCAGGCACTCTCCTGAGTCTTTTTGTTCTCGGCAGTGGAGCGAGTTGA
- a CDS encoding trypsin-like peptidase domain-containing protein codes for MRPNNFSLLLGKISTYLLAIVIGVLLTVGVYQVSPSQAEPAPITERDTSTLLAQQPPIPAAPSTFVTAAVDRVGPAVVRIDTERTITRRVDPFFDDPAFRRFFGEDAFPQMPMERRLRGQGSGFIIDGNGVILTNAHVVDRADKVTVILKDGRTFQGKVQGADEVTDLAVVKIEGRDLPVATLGNSDGVKVGDWAIAVGNPLGLDNTVTLGIVSTLQRSSAQVGIPDKRLDFIQTDAAINPGNSGGPLLNDAGEVIGINTAIRPDAMGIGFAIPVNTAKAISAKLAQGKTIQHPYLGIRMATLTPELAAENNSDPNSAFTIPEVNGVLVVQVLPNTPAATSGIRRGDVVIAINGQSVTSADQLQRMVENSNVGQTLQLKIRRGSQTDTLSVRTGELPAATS; via the coding sequence ATGCGACCGAACAACTTTTCTCTGCTATTAGGCAAAATTAGTACTTATTTACTCGCGATCGTTATAGGAGTTCTGCTGACGGTTGGCGTTTATCAGGTGTCGCCTTCGCAAGCAGAGCCAGCACCTATAACTGAAAGAGATACATCGACACTCCTTGCTCAACAGCCACCCATACCCGCCGCCCCTAGCACTTTTGTCACGGCAGCAGTCGATCGGGTCGGGCCTGCGGTAGTGCGAATTGACACTGAGCGCACCATTACACGTCGCGTCGATCCGTTTTTTGATGACCCCGCCTTTCGGCGCTTTTTCGGCGAGGATGCCTTCCCTCAGATGCCGATGGAAAGACGCCTGCGGGGTCAAGGTTCAGGATTTATTATTGATGGCAATGGGGTGATTCTCACCAATGCCCATGTTGTCGATCGCGCAGACAAGGTGACTGTCATCCTCAAAGATGGACGAACCTTTCAGGGAAAGGTGCAGGGTGCAGATGAGGTAACGGACTTAGCTGTCGTCAAGATTGAAGGTAGGGACTTGCCCGTTGCCACCTTAGGAAATTCTGATGGGGTTAAAGTGGGTGACTGGGCGATCGCTGTCGGGAACCCTTTAGGGCTAGATAATACCGTCACCCTAGGAATTGTTAGCACCCTCCAACGATCTAGCGCTCAAGTGGGTATTCCTGACAAGCGACTAGACTTTATTCAAACCGATGCCGCAATTAATCCCGGTAACTCAGGGGGGCCGTTGTTGAACGATGCGGGAGAAGTGATTGGGATTAATACTGCCATTCGCCCCGATGCCATGGGAATTGGTTTTGCGATTCCTGTGAATACAGCCAAAGCGATATCAGCCAAGCTGGCGCAGGGAAAAACCATTCAGCATCCCTATCTGGGCATTCGCATGGCAACATTGACACCTGAGCTAGCGGCTGAGAATAATAGCGACCCCAACTCCGCCTTCACGATACCAGAAGTAAACGGAGTCTTAGTGGTGCAAGTGTTACCCAACACACCGGCTGCCACTAGCGGTATTCGTCGTGGAGATGTTGTAATCGCCATTAATGGACAATCCGTAACCAGTGCGGATCAGTTGCAACGGATGGTTGAGAATAGCAATGTCGGTCAGACACTACAACTAAAGATACGACGCGGTAGCCAGACTGATACCCTATCCGTTCGTACAGGGGAGTTGCCAGCCGCTACAAGTTAG
- a CDS encoding serine protease, giving the protein MIFSISIRQWRRVTKLMVSRYAIALLLSSLLLELTDHILLDYPTIPLATISQEIDVSVLGMAKRVTVRILSDSGLGSGVIINRKGQIYTVLTNRHVVADDLDNTYTLLTADGQMHSGRWRHSHQFGELDLAVVQFKSPRFYQVAVLGNSSKLVIGEPVFAAGFPNWEWKNHKSIESTRDWGLKAFRLTRGRVGMLPKRSLAEGYQLGYTNDIAVGMSGGPVFNRDGKLVGINGRAKYPLAGIEGFTFTDGTVPSQILFQRMEALSWAIPIDKFESSWVR; this is encoded by the coding sequence GTGATTTTTTCAATCTCGATTCGGCAGTGGCGAAGAGTAACGAAGTTAATGGTGAGTCGCTATGCGATCGCACTGCTGCTCAGTAGTCTGTTGTTGGAATTAACCGATCACATCCTATTAGATTATCCGACGATCCCATTGGCAACGATCTCTCAGGAGATAGATGTGTCGGTGTTAGGGATGGCGAAGCGGGTCACAGTGAGAATTTTATCAGATTCTGGATTGGGTTCTGGGGTCATTATTAACCGTAAAGGGCAAATCTATACAGTTCTGACGAATAGACATGTTGTAGCTGACGACTTAGATAACACTTATACCCTCTTGACTGCCGATGGACAAATGCATAGCGGCAGGTGGCGACATTCCCATCAGTTTGGAGAACTTGATTTAGCTGTAGTGCAGTTTAAAAGTCCTCGATTTTATCAAGTAGCTGTTTTGGGGAACTCCAGTAAGCTAGTAATAGGAGAACCTGTTTTTGCAGCAGGATTTCCTAATTGGGAATGGAAGAACCACAAGAGCATAGAAAGTACTCGTGACTGGGGATTAAAAGCCTTTCGTTTGACAAGGGGACGAGTGGGAATGCTACCAAAGCGATCGCTGGCTGAAGGATATCAACTGGGTTATACCAATGATATAGCAGTAGGGATGAGTGGGGGGCCAGTATTCAATCGGGATGGCAAGTTGGTAGGGATTAATGGACGAGCAAAATATCCTTTAGCAGGAATTGAGGGTTTCACGTTTACCGATGGAACTGTACCTTCACAAATTCTTTTTCAGCGGATGGAAGCGTTAAGTTGGGCAATTCCGATTGATAAATTTGAGTCTTCTTGGGTTCGTTAA
- a CDS encoding histidine phosphatase family protein, translating into MATRVIIVRHGQSSYNALKMIQGRCDESVLTEKGTADAHQVGAALSSLRFDAVYSSPLQRAKKTAEVILPYLQGSPELLTPTSLLEIDLPLWEKLHKEAVKDKFSEDYRCWKERPHEFCMTLPNSEGTKEHFPVLALYEQAKQFWQEILPRHPGGTILIVAHNGINRCLLTSALGISPALYHSIQQSNCGINVLNFVGGWGELVQLESLNQTSHMGDALPTPREGNRGLRLLLVRHGETEWNRVARFQGGIDVPLNENGRKQAQQAAEFLKDVPIDFAISSPMLRPKETAELILKNHPNIKLELQEKLKEINHGLWEGKLESEIKQEYADLLHQWQIAPETVQMPEGENLQQVWDRAIACWEAIIAAAGVSDTELKTGLVVAHDAINKVILCHVLGLSPASIWSIKQGNGAVTVIDYPHGLEKPPILQAMNITTHLSGGVLDQTAAGAL; encoded by the coding sequence TTGGCTACTCGCGTCATTATCGTGCGTCACGGTCAAAGCAGCTATAACGCCCTGAAGATGATTCAAGGGCGCTGTGATGAGTCAGTCTTGACCGAAAAAGGAACTGCCGATGCCCACCAAGTCGGTGCTGCCCTCAGTAGCCTCAGATTTGATGCTGTGTATAGCTCTCCCCTACAACGGGCTAAGAAAACCGCCGAGGTTATCCTACCGTATTTGCAGGGTTCTCCGGAATTATTGACACCGACCAGCCTGCTAGAGATTGATTTGCCGTTGTGGGAGAAGTTACATAAGGAAGCGGTGAAGGACAAGTTTTCAGAGGACTATCGCTGCTGGAAAGAACGCCCTCACGAGTTTTGCATGACTCTTCCCAACTCAGAGGGGACGAAGGAACACTTTCCCGTACTCGCGCTTTACGAACAAGCCAAGCAGTTTTGGCAAGAGATTCTCCCCCGCCACCCAGGAGGAACGATTTTAATTGTGGCGCATAACGGGATTAATCGGTGTTTGCTCACTAGTGCCCTTGGTATTTCTCCGGCGCTTTACCATTCAATCCAGCAATCGAACTGTGGCATCAACGTGCTGAATTTTGTAGGGGGTTGGGGTGAACTCGTACAATTAGAGTCGCTCAATCAAACCTCCCATATGGGAGACGCCTTACCTACACCACGAGAAGGGAATCGAGGGTTGCGGTTGTTGCTGGTGCGTCACGGCGAAACCGAGTGGAATCGAGTCGCACGCTTTCAGGGGGGAATTGATGTGCCGCTGAATGAAAATGGGCGAAAACAAGCACAACAGGCGGCTGAGTTTCTCAAGGATGTCCCGATTGATTTTGCCATTAGTAGCCCCATGCTTCGCCCCAAAGAAACGGCTGAATTAATCTTAAAAAATCACCCCAATATCAAGCTGGAGTTGCAAGAGAAACTCAAGGAAATTAATCACGGATTGTGGGAAGGAAAATTAGAGTCCGAAATTAAGCAGGAGTACGCCGATTTGCTGCATCAATGGCAAATCGCCCCGGAAACGGTACAAATGCCAGAAGGGGAAAATTTACAGCAGGTATGGGATAGGGCAATTGCCTGTTGGGAGGCGATTATTGCAGCGGCTGGAGTGTCAGACACGGAACTGAAAACCGGTCTAGTTGTGGCTCATGATGCCATCAATAAGGTGATTCTCTGTCATGTATTGGGTTTGAGTCCAGCCTCAATCTGGAGTATTAAACAGGGCAATGGCGCTGTTACCGTGATTGACTATCCTCATGGTTTAGAGAAACCGCCGATATTGCAAGCGATGAACATTACCACACACTTATCTGGAGGTGTGCTGGATCAGACGGCAGCGGGTGCGTTGTAG
- a CDS encoding tetratricopeptide repeat-containing serine protease family protein, whose product MRVRFSASMMGAAIVIVLSQAACSSLKLVPSQKSVYEIAKEVTVVIDGCSSGSGVIFAKEGNTYSVLTARHVVSEDVDCLVITPDGKEHKAKANTFKRYGGLDLAVMQFESDRNYQLGTLEKSKNSTLGQTVYVAGAPEPSDTVDKRALWVTDGKIISTPTEGALGYTLVYNSATKGGMSGGPVLDEKGQVIGIHGRGDQGDGSKGNYGIPIQKFLTAKVSESEADNYLSKGIALYDKGNYKGAILAYNQAIQINPNYAAAYNDRGNARNNLGDYQKALADYNRAIELNPNDAAAYNNRGNARNNLGDYQEALADYNRAIELNPNYAAAYNNRGNARNNLGDYQKALADYNRAIELNPNYAAAYNNRGNARSDLLGDYQKALADYNRAIELNPNYATAYYNRGNVRSKLGEKGAAISDFGKAAELYQQQGKQSDYQDALDRVKKLVDK is encoded by the coding sequence ATGAGAGTTAGATTCTCTGCCAGTATGATGGGTGCTGCAATTGTGATCGTGCTATCTCAAGCGGCTTGCTCGTCTCTTAAGTTAGTGCCTTCTCAAAAGTCAGTGTATGAGATCGCGAAGGAAGTCACCGTTGTTATTGATGGCTGTAGTTCGGGTTCGGGGGTAATTTTTGCCAAGGAGGGGAATACTTATTCGGTGCTAACAGCGAGACACGTTGTTAGTGAGGATGTGGATTGTTTGGTGATTACCCCCGATGGAAAGGAGCATAAGGCAAAAGCGAACACCTTCAAACGCTATGGTGGTTTGGATTTGGCGGTGATGCAGTTTGAGAGCGATCGCAACTATCAACTAGGGACACTAGAGAAGTCTAAGAATTCAACCCTTGGTCAGACAGTATATGTTGCTGGGGCACCGGAACCCAGTGACACAGTTGATAAACGTGCGCTCTGGGTGACTGATGGAAAAATTATTAGTACGCCGACAGAGGGAGCGTTAGGCTACACCTTGGTCTATAACAGTGCTACCAAGGGGGGGATGAGTGGGGGGCCAGTACTGGATGAAAAAGGGCAGGTAATTGGCATTCATGGACGGGGCGATCAGGGGGATGGGAGTAAGGGGAATTATGGCATCCCTATTCAGAAGTTTTTGACGGCGAAAGTTAGTGAAAGTGAAGCGGATAACTATTTAAGCAAAGGCATTGCTCTGTACGACAAAGGGAATTACAAAGGGGCAATTCTTGCTTACAATCAGGCAATCCAGATTAATCCCAACTATGCCGCAGCCTACAACGACCGGGGTAATGCCCGCAATAACCTAGGGGACTATCAGAAGGCTCTTGCTGATTACAACCGCGCCATTGAGCTTAATCCCAACGATGCCGCAGCCTACAACAACCGGGGTAATGCCCGCAATAACCTAGGGGACTATCAGGAGGCTCTTGCTGATTACAACCGCGCCATTGAGCTTAATCCCAACTATGCCGCAGCCTACAACAACCGGGGTAATGCCCGCAATAACCTAGGGGACTATCAGAAGGCTCTTGCTGATTACAACCGCGCCATTGAGCTTAATCCCAACTATGCCGCAGCCTACAACAACCGGGGTAATGCCCGCTCTGACCTACTAGGGGACTATCAGAAGGCTCTTGCTGATTACAACCGCGCCATTGAGCTTAATCCCAACTATGCCACAGCCTACTACAACCGGGGTAATGTTCGCTCTAAGTTAGGGGAAAAAGGAGCTGCAATCTCCGATTTCGGGAAAGCTGCCGAGCTGTATCAGCAACAAGGGAAACAGAGCGATTATCAAGATGCCCTTGATCGAGTCAAAAAGTTAGTGGACAAATGA